The Salvia miltiorrhiza cultivar Shanhuang (shh) chromosome 1, IMPLAD_Smil_shh, whole genome shotgun sequence genome has a window encoding:
- the LOC131010775 gene encoding uncharacterized protein LOC131010775, translating into MLLRRTRSAGNKDLLFNAEIERLVRLNNSNRRRAEQEARARERQLEAEREMAEIPEPQNENANKTLRDTMFPNNLNLRPSAIVLPEITGNWELKHTLIQILPKYSDMPGEDPQRHLQDFEMAYRTVRTASQALGEYIRLLTFPFSLLEGAREWLYDLPEGSKFLEKYFPAARIQNLRTRISNIKMGSGEILYEYWGRFKQMLAKCPQHQIPDHDLIRYFVGGLRRQDRQWLHAACGGSILNKSVAEAFKLIAYMAEESRDEEGTIVRTTPMQTPSAQDDKLDKLCNMFEKFMTNQGTSNQGIPNIRKHVKACQLCMANSHATDECPQLFEEEELNAIGQQPGENNGGQHQKPFEPYRKQFNNQGWRQHENLRYGNNNFLGPNQGQTSNPPQYSQQPQQARGSSLSELVHQMAQQQVKFQQEIEKFIMETRGGMQNVNSQLSHLA; encoded by the coding sequence ATGTTGCTTCGTCGTACCAGGAGTGCAGGTAACAAAGATCTTTTGTTCAACGCGGAGATTGAGCGACTTGTCCGACTGAACAACAGCAATAGACGCAGGGCAGAACAAGAAGCACGGGCAAGAGAGAGGCAGttagaagcagagagagagatggcagaaATTCCAGAACCACAGAATGAAAACGCCAACAAGACTCTTCGAGACACAATGTTCCCGAACAACTTGAACCTCCGGCCATCAGCCATAGTACTACCGgagatcactggaaattgggagCTGAAGCATACGCTAATTCAAATTTTGCCCAagtacagtgatatgcccggagagGACCCTCAAAGGCATCTTCAAGACTTCGAGATGGCATATAGAACAGTGCGCACCGCTAGTCAAGCCCTTGGCGAGTACATCCGACTCCTCACTTTTCCGTTCTCTCTGTTAGAAggagcgagggagtggttgtaCGATTTACCCGAGGGGAGCAAGTTTTTGGAAAAATATTTCCCGGCCGCCCGAATCCAGAACTTGAGAACTCGGATAAGTAACATCAAGATGGGATCGGGAGAAATCCTCTATGAGTACTGGGGAAGGTTTAAACAGATGTTGGCCAAATGTCCACAACACCAAATACCAGATCATGACCTTATTCGGTATTTCGTGGGGGGGCTTCGAAGGCAAGATAGACAATGGTTACACGCCGCTTGTGGAGGATCGATCCTAAACAAGTCAGTAGCGGAGGCTTTCAAACTCATAGCCTATATGGCCGAGGAATCAAGAGATGAGGAAGGGACTATAGTCAGAACTACTCCGATGCAAActccttctgcccaagacgaTAAGTTGGACAAGCTGTGCAACATGTTCGAGAAATTCATGACGAACCAAGGAACATCCAACCAAGGGATCCCCAACATCAGGAAGCATGTGAAGGCATGCCAACTTTGCATGGCAAATTCGCATGCAACCGATGAATGCCCACAACTTTTCGAAGAGGAAGAGCTTAATGCTATCGGGCAACAGCCAGGAGAAAATAATGGGGGACAACATCAGAAACCCTTTGAGCCTTACAGGAAGCAGTTTAACAATCAAGGGTGGAGACAACATGAGAACCTTAGGTACGGCAACAATAACTTTTTAGGGCCAAATCAAGGGCAAACGAGCAATCCACCACAATActcgcaacaacctcaacaggcaagaGGATCCTCCCTGTCAGAACTTGTACATCAAATGGCCCAACAACAAGTGAAATTCCAGCAAGAAATCGAGAAGTTCATAATGGAGACGAGaggaggaatgcagaatgtgaACTCCCAACTATCACATCTTGCCTAA